GCCATTTATTTTGGTGGGCTATCTGCTCGGCGCAATCTCCAAACCTTTCATCGGTCTCTCGCAAAATTGGACTCATGTACTTGGAGCCCGCGCACTTGATCGAACCGGGAAAGGAATTAGGTCGGCTCCCCGAGACGCTCTCATTGCAGACTCGGTTGAACCCGCGAAAAGAGGTGCGGCTTTTGGATGGCACAGAGGAATGGATACAATGGGGGCTGCTATTGGCCCCTTGCTGACCGTAGTTTTACTCTCAGTTAATTCTGAAAACTTAAGATCACTTTACTTTTGGGCGCTAATCCCTGGCCTTATCTCGGTACTGGTGATTTTTTCGATTCGAGAACCCAAACACGAGGTCAAGAAGCGGCCCTGGGAGAATCCGTTTAAAAGTTGGAAACGATTTGATTTGACATTCAAAAAATATATTTTTGCTTGGGCTCTTTTTTCTTTAACAAATTCAAGCGATGTTTTTCTCTTGATGAAAGCCAAAGCTTCCGGCCTTTCAACCCAAACAGTGATTCTTTTGTTTTTCGCTTATAATCTCACCTACTCGATCTCTAGCCCCTATCTTGGTCATCTATCAGACCGGATTGATCGGAAGAAGATTATGGTTGGCGGACTTATGACGTTTTTCATCGTGTATCTGGGATTCGGATTCGCCTCAGCGGCTTGGCAATTCTGGGCGCTGTTTTTCGTTTATGGACTCTATATGGGCGCCACTGAGGGAGTAGGAAAAGCACTGGCTGTTGATTTGTCTCCCCCTCAGTTCAGGGCCACGGGCATCGGCATTCTGGGAACCGTGACAGGAATTTGTACGATATTCGCAAGTGTATCTGCTGGGATAATTTGGGATCAGTTTGGATCGTCTTTCACTTTCATATTTGGAGCTGCGGGAGCCTTAGCCTCTTCGTTCCTGATTTTCACGAGTTTCAAATTAACTAGGAATAAGCTTCCAAAAGTTGAAATCTGAAGAATGAGCTAGATTGTTTGAATCTGTTTTTAGGAAATCTCCTTTGATAAGTTCTTTTGTAAGATCGTTCGCTACTTGCGTCTGCCTGATCCTCCCTTTGCATCGGTCTGCGCCAGGGCCTAGCGGCTTTTTCCTGTCACGCCCTCTGCCTCTACCGCACCTCTCGGGTGCTCTCGTGTGTCGGTCGGGGCAAACGCCTTCGCTCACTTGAAACTTCTCTCTTCGGGGCCTTGCCCTTTGTGAAAGGCCCACTCGATAGAGAGTGAAGCCAAAAAACAAAATAACTTTCACTAAGGAGAAAGTCATGGAAACCACAGTTCAAAATAAACCCGCTCAAAGTACACGGATCATTCAAGGATTTAGCGCAAATCCTCAAGTTTATCTCAACTCTGATCGCGGCAGCATCACGCATCGCTTAGGAGCCGATCTGAAAATCGAAATGCCCATCAATCTCTACAAAAAGATTCTTGGACTTCCTTTCGAAAAGAAAGAATCAGCTCCATCATCAGAAACGACTCGTCGAAACACCTACGGTTTAGTAGCTCGACCCGTAATCTTTCTGAGCCAAGACGGCAATTATCTTGTTCACAGTGTTCTTGGAATTCGCATTTCAAAGCATGTGAACTACTACAAACAAATCCTTGGAGTAAAGTACACTTCCAAAGCTCAAACCGCATAGACGAAGCGGTTTAATAAGTCTGGAGGTTTCCGTCTCCAGACTTATAGTTCGTCAAGAATGTTCTCGTTCCCCTTAATTTTGATTCCGTGATCTTGGAGCATTAATAGAAGTGGCTCTACCGTAATTGCTGCCATGAACCCTGTTTCGTAGGGCTTTCCGTGGTGATAAAAGCAATCTGTAACCACACCGAGCAGAAATCCCCCTTCGGAAATTACAGGGCCACCACTATAACCGCCTCGCGCAGTTGTATTAAGAATAAAGTAGGGATGCGGAGACGAATATTCGTCCATCACCGCGCCGACTTGAGCGTAGGCAGCAATAGGAACCTGAAATTTAGATCGGGGAATTTGTGGGTATCCAACGATTAACGCTGACGACAAAATAAATTCGTCACCGATCCAATCATCTAAATGCCCACCAAGTTGGATACGATCAATTTTTTTCTGTCGTTCCCGGCCTCTTACTTTTGTTTTTTCCATCCAATGATTCAAATTAAAATTAGATCTGATAACGGCCAGATCAACTTTGACATCCTTGTGGTAAAGAATGTCTCCGACTTGAATCTCTTTCTTTTCAATTTCAACTTTTTTCATTCCCTCTACGACATGTCGAGCTGTCACGATATAACCATCACCGATGTGAAAACCTGTCCCGCAATCAAGGTCGCCGTTAGGCTTTTCGACATTTATTGGGACTATCGTTTTCTTGTACTGTCCAAAAAGATCGGGAAGCGTAGCATGTCCGTCCAGTTTTTTATTTGGAAAAATATTTCCACAGCAATATTTGAAAGTAGAAAGTTTTGATTTCAAGGCATTTAGGACTAACTTCTTGGTCATTCGTCCTCTACGGCAGAAAAAACCACTTGGGCCGTCGGGAAAACGGATCTAGCCCAAAATATACCCACGATATTGCCAGTGTATCCATTGCTTCTGATGAAGTCAGACATCGCTCTAAAGTGAGAGCCTGTTGTAACCACATCGTCGAAAAGAACAAGCGTTTGTGGAACTCCGTTTTGAAATCCTCTCCAGCGGTAATGTTGCTGAATCTGCTGAGGGTTTCTGCTTCCAGCTTGATGAGAAGCTTGTACCGTTTGAATGAGTTCAACCGGCCACTCCTCAATCAAATTTGGCCTAAGAGTTAATAAATGTGTGAGCATATCTTCGAAGCGATTTGTATAATCAGGATCATTCTTGGCTTTCGAACTAGGAATAGCTGTAATTGCCACAGTCGAATTTGCTCCAAAATTTAAAGCGGCCTCTTCGGCAAATTTTCTTACATCTCTATCTCGATACCGCCATCTATTCGTCCCTTTAAATGTCACAAACATTTTAAAATTAAGTATGAGCTGATTGGTTTCACCCGCAGCATACCCTTGGCCCGCCTTATACTCTCGTGCGTAAATACAGACATCATTGGTCATGATGTGCGGAAGGTTGTGCGAGCTATCAATTCGTTTCCAAACACTCATTTCAAAGCACCAAGAATATCGGAAAGCTCCTTAACTCTTATTGCGCCTTGTTTTTCATAATGTGCGGGCCAACTGATATTGGTGTTCTGAAAACATGAATCAAGAATGAATAGTTTTTTGTGCTGGCTTACGCAGGCCCTTGCCTGAGTAAGAGAGCCACTCGTATCCGATGCCTCGACAATGACCGTAGCCTCACTTATGGAAGCCATTGTGACATTTCGTCTGGGGAAATGATGTCGATGAAGTTGAAATGTTTCTTTTTTGTAACGGTAAAAAGGGACCTGACTAATCAATAGAAAATCCTTCGCAATTTTATCCTGAAGATCTTTATTTTCTTTAGGATAATACTGATCTATCGGTGTTCCGATAACGCCAATAACTTTACCTCCGCTTTCGATGGCTGCATGAAGAGCCGCCGTGTCTATTCCAGCAGCCAAACCTGAAACAACTGAATACCCATTTTCCACCAGCCCCTTCGATAGCCTCTCCGCTCTCTTGAGACCAGCACTTGAGGCTTTTCTCGCGCCTACAATGGAAATACTTTTTGTCCCCAATAGATCAAGATTGCCAC
This DNA window, taken from Deltaproteobacteria bacterium, encodes the following:
- a CDS encoding MFS transporter gives rise to the protein MEKITATKNKVLNPTVLKLGAVSFFADVASEMLYPVTPIFLTTVLGASMASLGLIEGIAEAIASLLKTYSGSWSDSLAKRKPFILVGYLLGAISKPFIGLSQNWTHVLGARALDRTGKGIRSAPRDALIADSVEPAKRGAAFGWHRGMDTMGAAIGPLLTVVLLSVNSENLRSLYFWALIPGLISVLVIFSIREPKHEVKKRPWENPFKSWKRFDLTFKKYIFAWALFSLTNSSDVFLLMKAKASGLSTQTVILLFFAYNLTYSISSPYLGHLSDRIDRKKIMVGGLMTFFIVYLGFGFASAAWQFWALFFVYGLYMGATEGVGKALAVDLSPPQFRATGIGILGTVTGICTIFASVSAGIIWDQFGSSFTFIFGAAGALASSFLIFTSFKLTRNKLPKVEI
- a CDS encoding trypsin-like peptidase domain-containing protein, which produces MTKKLVLNALKSKLSTFKYCCGNIFPNKKLDGHATLPDLFGQYKKTIVPINVEKPNGDLDCGTGFHIGDGYIVTARHVVEGMKKVEIEKKEIQVGDILYHKDVKVDLAVIRSNFNLNHWMEKTKVRGRERQKKIDRIQLGGHLDDWIGDEFILSSALIVGYPQIPRSKFQVPIAAYAQVGAVMDEYSSPHPYFILNTTARGGYSGGPVISEGGFLLGVVTDCFYHHGKPYETGFMAAITVEPLLLMLQDHGIKIKGNENILDEL
- a CDS encoding DNA-protecting protein DprA, producing the protein MRATDLIKENVISPYDEMVAYETLWAVDGMTEAKLSELFRKSNDLPTKVLHKYQSEHQHSLFGDQDPINNLKNDVSDFLKTKLGRFSIVVNRDFQYPLELRHAKHPIELFYYRGNLDLLGTKSISIVGARKASSAGLKRAERLSKGLVENGYSVVSGLAAGIDTAALHAAIESGGKVIGVIGTPIDQYYPKENKDLQDKIAKDFLLISQVPFYRYKKETFQLHRHHFPRRNVTMASISEATVIVEASDTSGSLTQARACVSQHKKLFILDSCFQNTNISWPAHYEKQGAIRVKELSDILGALK